One Candidatus Hydrogenedentota bacterium genomic window, AATGGCGCACGAGGGCGCCGGTGAATTTGTCGCGCTGCTTCTGGCTGCGGTGCGCGAGGAAGAGTCCGGCCTGGGCGTGGGTGAAGGGGGGATGCTCGACCACTTCGATCGCGGCGTCTCCGAGAGGCGTGTCGCCCGTAATTAGAATCCGGCCCGTGGGCGGATCCGGGGGGAAGGCGCGGAAGACATCCGCATTGCTTGCGCCATCCACCACGAGCAGCCAGCGGAGATGGGTTTTCATCCAGGCGCGGATCGCCTCGATCTGATCTTGCAGGCGGGCCTCGTCCTTCCAGCGATCATCGAGGCGCGCGCCGGTGCGTACCAGGTCGAAGCGGGCGATGGTGGCGTCCTCGCCGTCTATCCAGAAGATGGCGTCGAAGTTGGGGCGGGCGCGGTAGGCGTAGGCCAGGGCCGTTTGCGTCGTTCCGGAGCCCCGCGGGCCGAGCAGGTGCACCATGGCGTGGCGTTGAAAGGTGTTGTGGAGTGTGACCATCAGCGACTCGCGGCCCATGAAATAGGGGTTGGGCCGCTGGCGCAGCCGCCAGAAGCGGGGGGCGGGGTATTGGGGCTGCGGGCGCGCGGCGATGCCATCGACGGGATAGGGGGTATCGATGGGATCCGAATGGCGCTTCGAGCGCATTTCCGGCACCGGGGTGTCGATATGGCCGCCGGCGTAATCCTGATCCTGTTCGTCGCTCATGGGGCGCCCCCGGCGCGCCGCGCGGGCGCGCGCCACCCGCGCACCGCCTTGCGGTGGCGGGATTCCAGTCCAGGTCTTTCAGCCGCACCGGGCACGGGCGTAGTCTCCGGGGTTTGTCCAGGCCCTCCCATCCGCCGCCTGACCTGGGTCATCCACGCTCAATGATACCGACTTTTGCCGGTCCAGTAAACTCCCACGCCTCCCGCGGGCGTTTTCCCGAGAGCGCGCCATTGTGCTAGCATGTGCGCGCGGCTGTAGCCTTTTTTCACTGGAAGGAGTAGTATGCGCTTACGCGGGTTGTTTCCGGCGATTCTGGCCGGCTATATCGGTTTGGCGGGGCTGGCGGCGTCGGATCAGGCGTTTCTCGAAGATGGATCCGTGCTGGTGGGCGCGGTGCGCGGCATGTCGGAGGGCGCGTTACGGATTGAGACGTCTTTCGGGGGAGAACTGTCGATTCCGTGGGCGCAGGTGCGCGGCCTGGCGACAGACGGGGTGATTGTCGCCGAAGGAAGCGATGGCTCCCGTCTAACCGGCCGCCTGGTGGTAACCGATGGCGCGCCGGGCGTTCTGGACGCTTCCGGCGCGACGTCTTCCCTTTCCCTGCGGGACCTGACCGCGATCTGGCCCGAGGGCGAAGCGCCGGAGCGGGAATTGGCGCCCGAACCCGCGGCCACCGTTGTGGAAGCAAAGCCCAGGGCGGCTTGGACCGGTCGCGCGGAATTGGGGCTGAACGGTCAATCGGGGAACAAGGAGCGAATCGACGTTCGCGGGGGCGTGAATCTGAATCGCGCGACGGAAACGACCCGCCTGAATCTGTATCTCCGTGGCCAGTACGCCGAGACGAACAACGATCGATCAGCCAATGAAGTGATGGTGGGCGGCCGCATTGAATGGGACTTCAGCGAACGGACCTACATGTTTGCGAAGATCGATCTGGAGCAGGATGAGTTCGAGGATCTGGAGCTCCGCACCACGATCACCACGGGCCTCGGCCACTTTTTCATCAAGCGGGAGAAGATCGAACTCAAGGGCTGGGCGGGCGCCGGCTACGAGCGCGAGATTTTCGAGAAACCCGAGCGCCAGCCCCTGCCGGCGGTGTCCTCGCTGGAGGAGGCGATCGAGGTGGCCGTGCGCCGCGAGGTGTCGCGGCGCCTGTCGGGTGGCGATCCGGACCGGATCATGAGCGAGGCGGTGGTGGAGCTGGGGTACAACTACCGGCACGATTTCGGCGCGAATTTCCGCTTCATCCACGGTCTGACTTATTATCCGTCCGTGAATGATCCCACGGGCGATTACCGGATTAACGCGGATACCTCCCTGGAGTTTCCGCTCGGGAAGGATCCGGATTGGACGTTGCGGACGGGGGTCCGCAACGAATATAACGCCATGCCGCAGGCCGGTGTGGAACGCCTGGACACATCGTATTTCCTGAACCTTGGATATAAATGGTAGGCGGCGGAATCCGCCGCACGGAGAAAGTGATTATGGGCGCGGACAATTTCTTTGCAGGTATTATTGAGGCGATTCTCGCGTTGTTTGTCGAGTTGCTCCGAATTCAGTTTTCACCGATTTTCACCCTGATCGAGCTCATTCAGCAGTTCATGATGTAGCCTTGGACCCGCGCGATCGCTTTTCCAACCGGGCCGACGATTACGATCGCTACCGCCCGGGCTACCCGCGCGCGCTGGTTTCCCTGATTGCCGAACGGTGCGGTTTGCGGCCCGGGCATTCCGTGGCGGACATCGGGTCGGGTACCGGGATTCTGACGGACCTGATATTGGAACACGGGAACCGGGTTTACGCCGTGGAGCCCAATGGCCCGATGCGCGAGGCCGCCGAACGGCGCCTGGGCGGGCGCCCGGGTTTCTTCAGCGTGGACGGCACGGCGGAGGCGACGACACTGTTGGCGTCGTCGGTGGACCTGGTTGTGGCGGCGCAGGCATTCCACTGGTTCGAGCCCCGGGCTACACGGGACGAGTTGCGGCGGATTCTTCGCGCGCCGGGGTGGGTCGCCTTGATCTGGAATGAGCGCCCGCGGCAGGCGACGGGTTTTGAGGCGGCCTACGAAGCGCTGCTGGAGCGCCACGCTATCGACTACGCGGCGGTGGACCACCGCCGTGTCGATGCCGCGCGCGTGGACGAGTTTTTCCATCCGGCGCGGGCGGAGCGGATCGTGTTGTCGAATTCCCAGTCCCTTGACCGAGCGGGGCTGGCGGGGCGCGTCCGATCGTGTTCGTATGTGCCGGCGGCCGGCGCGCCGGGCTATGGGGCCATGATGGGGGACGCCGGCGCGCTCTTCGATGAGCGCCAAGTTGGAGGTGTTGTTGTGCTGAACTATGAAACCATTATCTATCTGGGGGCGCTGCGGCCCGGCCCCGGCCGAGGCGCGCCACCCCGGGCGTGAAGGCGGCGTGGCGGCCAGTTTGTCAGGCGCGCGCGCAAAGCGTATACTGTGAGACGCCGCCGTGGATTTGCCCGGCGATCAGACGATTTCCCCACGGTGATTCCCGACGGCAGCGCCGTGGCGCTTTCGCCCCTCGGTACGAGACGCGCGCGGCGCGCGCCTGGCCGGACCCGCCGTTCCCGGCAACCCCGACCGGGTATTTGACACGCTGTTCAATACCGAGCGGAGGGAAGTCTCATGCCAGTTGTTGACCCGGGCAAGGAACGTAATGTGGGCATTGTAGGTCACGGCGGCGTCGGGAAGACGATGCTTCTGGAGCATATTCTTCACGACGCCGGCGTAACCAACCGAATGGGCAGTATCGAAGAGGGCAACACCGTCGGGGATTATCTTGAGGAGGAGCGGGAGCGGAAGCACAGCATCACGATGAAGCTGTGCCACGTGGAATGGCGCGGGGACCGGATACATTTTATCGACCATCCGGGCTACATGGACTTCCAGGGGGAGATTGCGGCGTCCACCCCGCTGATCGACGGCCTCATCATCATGGTGGACGCGACAACCGGGGTTCAGGTTGGGACGGACATCGCGTGGAAGTATGCGCAGCGCCACCGTGTGCCCCGGGCCTTTTTCGTGAACAAACTGGACCGCGAGCACACGAATTTTGACGAGGTCGTGGCCGGCCTGCGGGAGACCTACGGCAAGCAGTGCGTGCCGCTGGTGATACCGGTGGGCGAGGGCGGGAATCTCGAGCGCGTGGTGAATATCTTTGAGGGCGACACCTCCGGTATCGAAGATCAGATCGCGCGGGTGAAGGAAGCCATTGTGGACGCGGTGGCCGAAACCGACGACGCCTTGATGGAGAAATACTTCGAGACTGGCGAGCTTTCGCCGGAGGAGTTCCACCGGGGCCTGCACGACGGAATTACGGCGGGCAAGATCATGCCAATCATCGCGGGAAGCGCGATCAAGGACTTTGGCATTGACGAGCTGCTCGATGTCGTGGCGGAGTCTTTTCCGAGCCCGCTTGACCGGCATGTGGTCGCTACGAACGGGACCGGGGAATCGGTCGAGCTCAAAGTCGGCGCGGACGAGCCTTTTCTCGGCCAGGTATTCCGAAATGTGGTGGACCCGTACGTGGGCCACTTGACGTTTTTCCGCGTGCTGACGGGTACGCTCCGGTCGGATTCCGAGTTCTACAATGTGACGACCGGCGCGAAGGAGCGCACGGGGAAGATTCTGCTGCTGAACGGCAAGGAGCAGACGGTGGTCGACGCGGTGGGCCCGGGGGATCTGGCGGCGATGACAAAGCTGAAGAACACGAATTTCGGCGACACGATTGCGGCGGTGGGCTCGAATTACAGCATGCCTCCGATCTCCCTTCCCCCCTCGATGGTGAAGCTGGCCATTACGCCGAAGACCCGGGCGGACGAGGACAAGATCGGCGAGGCGCTGCACCGGCTCGCGGAGGAGGACCCGACGTTCCAGCACTTCCGCAACGAGGAGACGGGCGAACACATCATCCAGGGCACGGGCGATTTGCAGATTGAAATCATGCTCGACCGGATGCGGCGGAAGTACAACGTGGACGTCGAAACGTCGACGCCGCGGGTCGCGTACCGGGAGACGATCCGCTCCGAGGCGGAGGCCCAGGGCAAGCACAAGAAGCAGAGCGGCGGGCACGGCCAGTATGGCGACGTGCACTTGCGGCTCAAGCCCTTGCCCCGGGGCAGCGGCTACGAGTTCATCGACAGCATCGTCGGCGGGGTGGTCCCGAAGCAGTATATTCCGCACGTTGACAAGGGTGCGCAGGAGGCGCTTCAGCGCGGGGTTATCTCGGGGCATCCGGTGGTGGATGTCGCCGTCGAACTGTTTTTCGGGTCGTACCACAATGTTGATTCCTCGGAAATGGCCTTCAAGATTGCCGCGTCGCTGGCGATACAGAAGGCGGTTAAGAGCGCGCGCCCGTGCCTGCTTGAGCCCATTGTCGAACTGGCGGTGACCATTCCCGAGGAGTTCATGGGGGATATCAACGGCGACCTGAACTCCCGGCGCGGGCGCATCCTGGGCATGGAGCCGGCCGGCGCCGGCCGCCAGCGCATTCGCGCGCTGGCGCCGGAGTCCGAGGTGCTTCGCTACTCCACGGATCTGCGCAGCATTACCCACGGGCGCGGCAGCTTTGAGGTCCAGCACTCGGGCTACGACGAAGTGCCGGAGAGCATCGCGCGCGGGATTATTGAGGCGTATGAGGCTGCCCGGGCGGAAGGGAACTGATCGGAATTTCGCTCAACCCGGCGGGACCCGCGATTTATCGCGGGTCTCGTTTTTTTTTTAGGCTTTAGGCTTTAGGCTTTGGGCTTTGGGCTTTGGGCTTTGGGCTTTGTGGGTAGCAGGGACGGCAGGGACGGCAGGGACGGCTGGGACTGCTGGGACTGCTGGGACTGCTGGGACTGCTGGGACTGCTGGGGGCTTTGGGGTTATGGCTGTCGTGAGTGTTTTGGATTTCGGGTTGGGGGATGGGTGGAGTTTGTGTGTTCGGATTGAGAAAATGTGTGGGTTTGAAAATAATTGTTTTTATTGAGTTTGATGCGCCCTGCGCCGGTTTTGCCCATGACGCAAGCTGGGGAGTGTGTAATAGTGTGGGGCGGCGGGGGCGTGCTGTCAAATAAATATCCGACCCCTCAACAACGCGGGTGTGCGCGCGGTAGCGGGTCTATTGACAAGGGTTTCGAATCGCCATAGAATTTAGTCAGAGTATGTTTGTGATCTATGGTTGCGCGAAACGCTTTCATCTTGCAGAGGGGATGGAAGGGAAGCGGGGGATTCGATGCGGGGCGCAGGATTCAGACTTCCAACCGGCCGGCAAGGTGGCATTAACTATAGGAGGTAATGTATGAGCCAAATCTATCGAGGTGGTGTAGGAAAGTACTCGCAATTGGAGGCGGTCCGGAAGACATAAGGATGCCTTGGACCGCTTTCTATGAAAGGGGTTCATCCAATGAGAAAAGTTGGGTTGTGTTTGAGTGTGCTGGCGGTGGCGCTGTTTGCTTCGCAGGCATTCGCGTTTACCACCGACGGCAATTGGTCGGATTGGTTCACGTACCACGGGAATCCGAGCCTCAATGACTGGCAGCAGGGCAACTACACGCTGACCAATCTGAATATCCGGCGGCTGGCCGATGAGGAGGGTCCCACGCCGGGGGGTGGCGGGCAGCCGTTCGATATCGAGGAAATTTTCTATTTCTGGGATGACTTCGATCCGGAAGACGGCGCGAGCGGCGGCATTATTCGGGTTGGGCTCGTGACGGGCTTCAACTCGGCGGGGGTGAATGTTTCTGGAACGTGGTACTACGCGGGGGACATGTTCTTTGATTTCGGGAACACGGGCGGGTATGACGCCGCGGTCGGCGTGGGAACGGAGAACACGGTGCAGAATAATGGCGGCGCGCGCTTCGGGAATGCGTGGGGCAACTCCGGCGTCCCGAATTGGACGCTTCAGGGGGTTGTCGTTCCCGCCTATTCGGATTCGAATCCGTACCGTGTGGACGAGAACGCGCCGGGAGCGATTCCGTTTCCGGGCGCCGCGACGGTCGCCTGGGGGGGCATGGGGGTCCACAATTTCCTGGAAATCGCCCTGACCGTGGATGGCGGTATCGAGGGGATTATCACCGACGAGGACAATGGCGGTCTGGGCCTTCACTGGACGATGCTGTGCGGGAACGACGTGATCGACGTGCGCGACGATACGCCGCTGGTCCCGGTTCCCGAGCCCTCCACGGCTATCGTGCTGGGCATGGGCGTGCTGGGTGCGCTGCTCAGGGCCCGCCGTCCGGATTGCTGAGACAGCGGCTGACTGGCCAGTGCATTGTCTGGGAATAGAAAGGGCGGCGCCCGATCGGACGCCGCCTTTTTTAGGCTTTAGGCTGTGGGGTTGGGAGGGACTACAGGGACTACAGGGACTACAGGGACTACAGGGACTACAGGGACTACAGAGACGGGGGGGACGGAGGGGATGGAGGGGACGGGGGGGACGGAGGGGACGGAGGGGACGGAGGGGACGGGGGGGATGGAGGGGACGGAAGGGACGGAAGGGACGGAGGGGACGGAGGGGACGGCGGGGACCGGTGGGGACGGCGGGGAAGGCTCTTCGGGGGACTCAGGGGCTGGAAGAGGGCGGGGCGTGTAGTGGGTTGGTGTCAGACGAAGCTGCGGGCGAGGGTCTCGAAGAGCAGGTGCCAGCCGTCCGCAAGGACGAACATGATGATCTTGAAAGGGAGGGACACGAAGATGGGGGGGAGCATCATCATGCCCATGGCCATGAGGGTGCTGGCGACGACCATGTCGATGATGAGGAAGGGGATGTAGATAATGAAGCCGATCATGAACGCGGTGGTGAGTTCGCTGAGTATGAACGCGGGGACGAGGACGTGGGTGGGGACTTCGTCGCGGGTGGCGGGGCGGGGCAGTTCGGCGATGCGCTGAAAGAGGGCGATGTCCTTGGGCCGCGTCTGGCGGAACATGAACTCGCGGAGGGGCTGGATGGCGGCTTCCATGGCTTCCGCGCCTTCGAGGGTTCCGGCGAGGTAGGGTTGGAGCGCGTTTGTGTTGACCTGCTGGTAGGTGGGGGTCATGATGAAGAAGGTGAGGATGAGGGCGAGGCCCACGAGCACCTGGTTGGGCGGGGTCTGCTGGGTGGCCATGGCCTGCCGGAGGAAACCCAGCACGACGATGATCCGCGTGAAGGAGGTCGTCATGACGAGGATGGCGGGGGCCAGGGAGATAACCGTGATCAGCAGGACCACGGCGAGGGAGGTTTCGGCATTCTCGCGGCTGGTCAGGTTGCGCGCGGCGCCCGCGATGTCGATTCCCGAATCCGTGGCGGGGGTGACCTGGGCGGCGGCGGGAACGGCGAGCAGGAAGCATACCAGCGCCAGGCCGGCGAGCGCGGCGCGGACGGGTCGGCTACTCGCGGGCACGGGCGCTGTCCTGGAAGTATTTCTTGAGGCGTTGCAGGTCGCCCTTGAGCGAGTCAATATCCTGATCAACCGCGGGCGCGGCGGGCATGGAATCCTGGACGGATCGCAACTGATCGAGGAAGGAGGCCCCGCTTTCCGGCGCTTCGGCGCGCGCCGCGGCGAGGTCCGGCTCCACGTCGAAATCCGCCGCGTCGAATTGCTGGAGGAGGTTGACGGTGTGCTGCGTGACGCCGATGACGAGCACCTGATCGTTTGTGCGCACGAAATGCAGCGAGGCCTGCGGGGAAAGCGCGACGCGGCCGATGACCTGGGCCAGTTTCTGTCCGGCAACGATGGGCGTACGCCGCCCGAGGCGTCGGGTCAGGTAGACGAGCAGGAAGAATATGCCCAGGACGGCGCACAGCGCGAAGAGCGCGTTCATCAGCGCCGAGACGGGGGAAAAGCCGGCTTCCCCGGGCGCCGGGGCCTCGGGCGGGTCCGGGGCGGCGGCGGCGGGATCTTCGCGCATGAATGCGCCGACCGCGTCGAGCAGGGGGTCGCCGGTTGGGGATTGATCGCCGGCTTGATCGGGGTTGGCGCTGTGCTGGCCGTCGCCGCCGCCGCTCTCCACGCCCGACAGCTGGGGCAGATTCACCTTTGGCGGGGCGGTCTGCCCGAACTCGTCGAGCGCCGGAGCTCCCGCCGCGAACGCGAGCGCCGCCATGTATGCCGCCACGATCATGGCCATCGCCCTACGCATAGCCGCCATCCCGCTCCGCGAGGCCGACGATTTCGGCGATGCGCACATGAAGCGAATCTACGAGTACGACCACCTCGCCCTTGCCAAAGGGAACATCGTTGATATAGATGTCGGCCAATTCGCCCGCGATTTTGTCGAGGGTCAGGATCGAGCCTTTTTGCAGTTCGAGCACATCGCGCACCGTGACCGCGCACTGGCCAAGGTCGGCGGAGATGTCGAGCGTCACCTCGCCGAGGTCGCCAATTTCCAGATGCTCCTGCGCGGGGGAACCCTGGGTCAGTTCCTCGTCGAAAGCGTGATCCGACGTGTCTCGTTCTTCGTTTGGCATCGCCGTCCTATCCGAGGTCCATAATGGCGAATTTGAGGTACATGGCCTTCAAGACGCTCAGTTGCGCGTTTGGCGCCATGCGCTTGAGCAAAATGTTTGATCGCTGCCGGATCTGTTCGAGGATGCTGTTTTGCACGAGCGGGTCGTTCAATTCTCCCCGTGTCCGGCCCTGATGGGCGCTGAGGATTTCAGCGGCGAAGTATTCCTTTCTCCCGGGCTCGCTGATCAGCGCCGCGGTCTGGCCGTCGGCGCAGGAGAGCGCCACCTGAAGAATCAGCAGCGGAGCGACAAGATCCGGGTCTTCGGTGAGGACGGAGACGTTCATATCGTCGAAGACGACCGTGCCCATCGATGGTGGAAAGGGAGGTATATCGTCGGCGCTGCCGGTTTCGGCGGGGGCGGGTGGCGAGAGGCGCGGCTTCAGGAGCGCCATGTAGGCCGCCACGCCGATCACCGCGGGGACGAGCACCGCGACGGCCAGAAGGATGAGGTTTTTGATGAGCGGCGAGGACTTCTTCTCGGCCTCGTTTTCGGGTGTCTGGTCTTCGGCCATGGGGGATTACCTCAACTCATCCAGTTCGGCGGGGGAGAGCGGTAAATCGGTCCGCTGCCCTTCCGTGTCCAGCCCTTGTAATAGCGTATTCAAGCGGGCCTTGTCCAGCAGCCCGCGAACGTAGATCTCGACCCGCCGGTTGGCCGCGCGGCCCTCCTCGGTGGCATTGGTGGCCATGGGCTGGGTTGCGCCCATTGCGTGAATCTCAAACTGGTTGACCGGAAGCCCCCCGGAGATGACCATCTGTTCGGTCACACTGTGGGCGCGCTCGTAGCTCAGGTCGTAGTTGTCCCGGAATCGGGCGGTGGAGGCCAGCGGGGTGGTGTCCGTGTGGCCCTGCACCTCGAAAAAGCTCTCGGGCAATTCGGCGAGCACGGCGGCGATATCGCGGATCACGGGAATGGCCGCCGGCCGGAGGGCCGCTTCGCCCGGCTCGAAAAGCAGGCTTGCGGGCAGGTTTATCTTGATGCCGCCGAGGGCGTCAAAGTCGACGCGCACCTTGCGTTCCAGTCCGCGCACCTGCAATTGCCGGCGCAGTTTGCGGGCGGCCTGCTGCGCCTCTTCGTTCTGGCGCCGCGGCGGCTTGGGCAACGGGGCCACGAAGTGGGACGAGCGCGGGAAGGGGCGGAATCCTCCTTCGAGCGACATGAGGGCTTCCTTGAACTTGTCCTCGCTGATGGTCGAAAAGGACAGCAGGAGTACGAAGAAGGTGAGGAGGAGGCTCATCATATCCGCGAAGGTGGCCATCCATGCCGGGGCGCCGGGCGGTGGGCATTTACATTTCTTCCTGGCCATATCACCGGCCGCCGCGGCCGCCAACCACGATTCGCTCGCGGATAGCCGGCGATACAAAAGCCTTGAGCTTCTGTTCGACCACACGGGGATTGTCCCCGGACTGAATGCTCAGGATGCCCTCGATTACGACCTCTTTCTGGAGCAGTTCGGTGGCGGTGCGCACTTTCAATTTCCCGACGCACGGCAGGAAGACGAGATTGGCAAGCACGGCGCCGTAGAGGGTGGTGAGCAGGGCGACGGCCATGGCGGGGCCGATCTGGGAGGGGTCGGCCATGTTGGCGAGCATCTGCACGAGGCCGATGAGGGTGCCGATCATGCCGAAGGCGGGCGCGAAGGCGCCGGCGGACTCTAGAATGGACGATCCCATATTGTGGCGGTCTTCCATGAAGGCGATTTCGGTTGTGAGGATGTCCTTGATGAGCTCGGGGGCGGTGCCGTCGATGGCGAGCTGGACGCTCTTGCCCAGGAATTCGTCGCCGGCGTCGGAGACGTGGCTTTCGAGGGCGAGGATGCCTTCGCGGCGCGCAATGGTGGCGAACTCCACCATTTTCTTGATGAGCTCCTCGGTCTGAAGGTCGCGGCTGAAAAAGGCGTTCTTCAGGACGCCCACAACGCCGACGACCTGGGACATCGGAAAGTTCACAAGCACCGCCGCGGTCGTTCCTCCGAGCACCACAACGAAGGAGGGAATATTGATGAAGATGCCGAGCGGCCCCCCGAGCACAATGGTAATCAGGATCAGGAGAAAGCCAGCCACCAAACCGATGAGTGTTGCGAGGTCCATACCCTGTGCCTTGTGATCGGCGAATGCATGCCGCGCCGATGTTGGGGTTCCCGTTCCGTGCCGTATTCTAACACCCGGCCCATGAGGGCGTCCATCAGCGGCGGCGCGGCCCGCCACCGCGCCGTGCGGGCGTCGGTGGCGGGGCGTTCATGCGCGGCTAGCGGACGAGGTTCACGGCTTCCTGAAGGAGCGTGTCGGCCGCGGTGATGGTTCGGGAGTTGGCCTGGAAGGCCCGTTGCGTAATGATCAGTTCGCTGAATTCGGTGCCCAGATCGACGTTGGAACTTTCGAGCACGCCGCCATTCACGGAGCCGCGCCCGCCGGTGCCCGGCGTTCCAATCTGCGCCAGGCCGGAGGCCGGCGATTGGCGAAAGGCGTTGTTTCCTTCGCGGGTCAGCCCCCCAACGTTCGCGAAGGCCGCCAGCGCCACCTGGGCGATAACGCGGGTCCGGTCATTGGTGAAGACGCCGATTATCTGCCCGTTTGCGCCAATGCTGAAGCTCTGGAGCACGCCGAGGGGAAAGCCGTCCTGGCTGTTGAGCGTGATATTGCTCGGGGGCTGGGCGGCGGGATCCGCGGCGGGGTCCACGGGCGGGGTGAGCTGGGTTATGGTGGAAAAGTCGAGCGTTATCGCGAGGGGATCGACGGGCATGGTTGGTTCGCTGCCCAGGTCGGCGGCGGTTATGCTGATGGCGCCGGTTTCGCTCCCGGCCTGGACCGTGCCGTCGGTGTCAAAGGTCAGCGTGCCGGATCCGACGGTCGCTGGTCCACCGCCGTTGTCGAAGGTGGCTTCCCAGGTCCACTCGTTGGGGTTGGGGGTCTTGGTGAAGGTCAGTTCGACGTTGCGGGCTGTTCCGAGGGAGTCGAAGACCTCGATATTCCGGACGACGAACTCGCCGTCGCGCGTGCGCGCGTTCAGGTTGCCGACGATCTCGGCTTCGGTGGTGGCGCTTGCGAAACCCGCCTGTCCGAGGGGGATCGTAATGTCGCCGGGAATGGTGTTGACGGCATCGATTACGCCGGCTGGCGAGGCGGTATAGCCCTGGACGCGCAGGCCGGTCGCGGGGTCGATCAGGGTCCCCACGGAATTGATGGTAAAGGAGCCGTCGCGCGTGTAGACGCTGGTGAGTCCATCGCTGAGGATAAAGAAGCCGTTGCCCTGTATCGCCAGATCGGAGTTGATGCCGGTGGTGACGAGCGAGCCCTGGCCGTGGTTTACATCGATGCTGGCGACCTGTACGCCGAGGCCCACCTGGCGCGGGTTGGTTCCGCCGAACTGCCCCGCGGGCGCGGAGGGGCCGCTGAGCGTCTGACTGAAAAGGTCCTGAAACAGGATGCGGGAGCTGCGATAGCCGGTGGTGTTCACGTTTGCGATGTTGTTCGCGACAAT contains:
- a CDS encoding DUF481 domain-containing protein, which encodes MRLRGLFPAILAGYIGLAGLAASDQAFLEDGSVLVGAVRGMSEGALRIETSFGGELSIPWAQVRGLATDGVIVAEGSDGSRLTGRLVVTDGAPGVLDASGATSSLSLRDLTAIWPEGEAPERELAPEPAATVVEAKPRAAWTGRAELGLNGQSGNKERIDVRGGVNLNRATETTRLNLYLRGQYAETNNDRSANEVMVGGRIEWDFSERTYMFAKIDLEQDEFEDLELRTTITTGLGHFFIKREKIELKGWAGAGYEREIFEKPERQPLPAVSSLEEAIEVAVRREVSRRLSGGDPDRIMSEAVVELGYNYRHDFGANFRFIHGLTYYPSVNDPTGDYRINADTSLEFPLGKDPDWTLRTGVRNEYNAMPQAGVERLDTSYFLNLGYKW
- a CDS encoding flagellar motor protein MotB; this encodes MARKKCKCPPPGAPAWMATFADMMSLLLTFFVLLLSFSTISEDKFKEALMSLEGGFRPFPRSSHFVAPLPKPPRRQNEEAQQAARKLRRQLQVRGLERKVRVDFDALGGIKINLPASLLFEPGEAALRPAAIPVIRDIAAVLAELPESFFEVQGHTDTTPLASTARFRDNYDLSYERAHSVTEQMVISGGLPVNQFEIHAMGATQPMATNATEEGRAANRRVEIYVRGLLDKARLNTLLQGLDTEGQRTDLPLSPAELDELR
- a CDS encoding FliM/FliN family flagellar motor switch protein, which encodes MPNEERDTSDHAFDEELTQGSPAQEHLEIGDLGEVTLDISADLGQCAVTVRDVLELQKGSILTLDKIAGELADIYINDVPFGKGEVVVLVDSLHVRIAEIVGLAERDGGYA
- the fusA gene encoding elongation factor G, producing the protein MPVVDPGKERNVGIVGHGGVGKTMLLEHILHDAGVTNRMGSIEEGNTVGDYLEEERERKHSITMKLCHVEWRGDRIHFIDHPGYMDFQGEIAASTPLIDGLIIMVDATTGVQVGTDIAWKYAQRHRVPRAFFVNKLDREHTNFDEVVAGLRETYGKQCVPLVIPVGEGGNLERVVNIFEGDTSGIEDQIARVKEAIVDAVAETDDALMEKYFETGELSPEEFHRGLHDGITAGKIMPIIAGSAIKDFGIDELLDVVAESFPSPLDRHVVATNGTGESVELKVGADEPFLGQVFRNVVDPYVGHLTFFRVLTGTLRSDSEFYNVTTGAKERTGKILLLNGKEQTVVDAVGPGDLAAMTKLKNTNFGDTIAAVGSNYSMPPISLPPSMVKLAITPKTRADEDKIGEALHRLAEEDPTFQHFRNEETGEHIIQGTGDLQIEIMLDRMRRKYNVDVETSTPRVAYRETIRSEAEAQGKHKKQSGGHGQYGDVHLRLKPLPRGSGYEFIDSIVGGVVPKQYIPHVDKGAQEALQRGVISGHPVVDVAVELFFGSYHNVDSSEMAFKIAASLAIQKAVKSARPCLLEPIVELAVTIPEEFMGDINGDLNSRRGRILGMEPAGAGRQRIRALAPESEVLRYSTDLRSITHGRGSFEVQHSGYDEVPESIARGIIEAYEAARAEGN
- the fliP gene encoding flagellar type III secretion system pore protein FliP (The bacterial flagellar biogenesis protein FliP forms a type III secretion system (T3SS)-type pore required for flagellar assembly.) yields the protein MALVCFLLAVPAAAQVTPATDSGIDIAGAARNLTSRENAETSLAVVLLITVISLAPAILVMTTSFTRIIVVLGFLRQAMATQQTPPNQVLVGLALILTFFIMTPTYQQVNTNALQPYLAGTLEGAEAMEAAIQPLREFMFRQTRPKDIALFQRIAELPRPATRDEVPTHVLVPAFILSELTTAFMIGFIIYIPFLIIDMVVASTLMAMGMMMLPPIFVSLPFKIIMFVLADGWHLLFETLARSFV
- a CDS encoding class I SAM-dependent methyltransferase, translating into MDPRDRFSNRADDYDRYRPGYPRALVSLIAERCGLRPGHSVADIGSGTGILTDLILEHGNRVYAVEPNGPMREAAERRLGGRPGFFSVDGTAEATTLLASSVDLVVAAQAFHWFEPRATRDELRRILRAPGWVALIWNERPRQATGFEAAYEALLERHAIDYAAVDHRRVDAARVDEFFHPARAERIVLSNSQSLDRAGLAGRVRSCSYVPAAGAPGYGAMMGDAGALFDERQVGGVVVLNYETIIYLGALRPGPGRGAPPRA
- a CDS encoding PEP-CTERM sorting domain-containing protein is translated as MRKVGLCLSVLAVALFASQAFAFTTDGNWSDWFTYHGNPSLNDWQQGNYTLTNLNIRRLADEEGPTPGGGGQPFDIEEIFYFWDDFDPEDGASGGIIRVGLVTGFNSAGVNVSGTWYYAGDMFFDFGNTGGYDAAVGVGTENTVQNNGGARFGNAWGNSGVPNWTLQGVVVPAYSDSNPYRVDENAPGAIPFPGAATVAWGGMGVHNFLEIALTVDGGIEGIITDEDNGGLGLHWTMLCGNDVIDVRDDTPLVPVPEPSTAIVLGMGVLGALLRARRPDC
- a CDS encoding FliO/MopB family protein; this translates as MRRAMAMIVAAYMAALAFAAGAPALDEFGQTAPPKVNLPQLSGVESGGGDGQHSANPDQAGDQSPTGDPLLDAVGAFMREDPAAAAPDPPEAPAPGEAGFSPVSALMNALFALCAVLGIFFLLVYLTRRLGRRTPIVAGQKLAQVIGRVALSPQASLHFVRTNDQVLVIGVTQHTVNLLQQFDAADFDVEPDLAAARAEAPESGASFLDQLRSVQDSMPAAPAVDQDIDSLKGDLQRLKKYFQDSARARE